The window AGTGGTGTGAAGATTCCCATGTTATAATAGATTGTTACTATCTTGCTTTCTTTCAATCTAGATATGAAGTACATGATGCACAAAGATTATATGATGTGGCAGTGCTGCAGTACCTATAAAAAGAGACTATATGATATGGAAGTGTGAAAGATTATTGTAGTTTtctttgtaaaatagttatttaaatgatgaaacaataatagattatagaaaaaaaattcttgtatatatttgattttctcGTGGGTGTGAGTTGAGGTGACAAGTTTGATATCAATTTATTGGAAATTAAAGGTTTTCACAATTAATGCTAGCCTTTTGGTGTTCTTTGTCAATTTGAAGTGTGCTTTACTGCAAGAGATTTTAATTGTACCTGACTATGCTATTTCAACAATTGAGAATTCTCATCACCTGTCCTAAAACACTTTGAATGCCCTGGACTTCAGATATGAGCACCCGCTTCTGATAGAGGGAAGAGACAAAAGTGAGTGGGTTCTTCCAATTACTGTTCACGCGCCTCCCCCTGGGAATTCTGCTGCTCACACTCGCAATGAGAAGTCTCTCTCATTGGAACCCCTATGGGTACATAATTGAAAGGTAAGTTAACTcctttattaatttgaagttgcTTTATTAACAAATGAATTTGTTAACATCATTATAGATAGAGAGCTACTTGTTTTTTTCAGAGAATTACAAAACCTACTATTTGAGTTTTGTAGCAAATGACTTTTTAAAAAACCCTCTCATCATCTCAAGAACTATTGTTCTGATTTTGCTTCTGTTCTGCAAATATTTAGAACAATGGTAAGAACTCAGTCTCATGAAATGATGAGAACCTAaagtttagtttttcttttctttttaatagttTTGATAGATAAGGTTTCTTCATGACACAGGCAGACCTAACTGGCTGAAATACAAATCTTATAGCCAGATTAGCAACTGTGAGGCTCAACAGCTATTTCATTTCTTCAGAGACGCTTCCAATCAAACACATGATTGACAAGCTGAAGCACTTCAAAGGATGATGAGAGTAATCACAGTGCTACACTTGCATTTTTGGTTGGCTTCAAATGCAGTTCATTGTCGGAATGCATCagtaatgcatgcatgttgtgCCTTAGTAGTGATTTTACATTCTTATTGTTTCCATTTAGAACCACATTCAGGTGAATAGTTTCATCTCTATAGAAAGTGCCTTGAGGTGTCTCATCTAATGAAAGATCTCCGGTTATTGCTACCAGCCTACTGCTTATATGTCCACTAAGCCTCAAGCCTGTCAAACCATTCATCTTCCTCCCCCTTCTCTTTATTTCCTGTCTCTGGCACTTAAACTTCTTTACTCAGAACAGGTACATTTTCTTGGTGTTCATGTCTTCGGTGCTAAAAGACATATCTTTCCTTTCAAGCAATGAGGGACATGCAAACAATCGATGATCGACACTAACTATATAGTAACTGGGAACAGcttctttcaaatattattcatttgatTGTTTCCGTTTTTGtgctatcttttaattttatatggaGTGAGACTTTGCTGTATATACTATTATTCATGAcagcatttttttctttatttccctTTCTGATGAGAAAAGCGTTTAAGCACAGTCAATTATTATTCTTTGGGCATATCCATTATCTGTTTATTGATATGGTTAAAATGGGGGGAAAAAACAGCTCCAAAAGAGTCTTCAAAGCAGTCCTCTCGCTTTATTGCTGCCATTGAGTGTAGAAGAGTGGCAGCTTTTAACAGATGCAACCAATAGCAACACAATCCAGAAAATCATGCGATAATGTCGTCTGGAGCTCTTGGCAACAGTTTGTCTTTGAGGAACTTATGAAAACCAAAAAGAGAGCTGATCTTGAATTTTTAATGCACATGTTGTTGATATCATTCAAAATGCTTTACATGCTATGCTATTTTCCTCTACTCAGATCATATATTTACTCAACACAGTGAATGAGAATTAGTGTTTAGAACTTTAGACCCTAAACATTACCTTGAGAGAGGTGAATGGGTTTCTAACACAATCACGATTATGGATACCTAATTTTGTCAACACAAATCTAATGGTGAATGCACATTAAAGAGGAGATTTGCCTTTCATTAAGTAGAGGGATTGAATGGCTGCAGACGAGGGCTTGTTCTACAGAGAACAGGTGAGAAAAGGAAACGGATGGGCCACGTGTGCCCTTGTCTGCCTCTAGCCCCAAGCCAAAGAATAAATACATGTTTAATGGGTGTGCCCCTCCCTACTTCTCCACAGTCCACTGCACACCTTAATGATGATGAGGTTTCGGGAGAGGAGATTCCAACCATACCATTTTATCTTTAATGACATTGTTGGACATGAAGCCAGCTGATGACACCCATTTGTCTACTTTCATTAAGCTTTAGTACATCTCAAAAGCCAACCACAGCAGCAGAGTCCATCAAGTTGGAATTGGATGGCTTTTCAATTTGCTCTGATCTCTTTGCAACGGCAAATCCATGAATTTTAGAGGGTAGTTCACCGGAGGCAATTCAAACCCTAATGTCAAATGACCGGAGTTGGGCTCATTATGATCAGTTGGTGGAAGATGTGAAGCCAGCGATGAATTCATTCCAATTTTCAAGTCATGGCAAAAACAAGACGTGACTTGGAGCAAGAGTCGAAAAACATGTGCTTCTCATATGCCATCAAGACGCAGCTTGTTAGATTTATAGATTAGAAGAAAACTATATCGTTCTTCTAATCATACACATGATACATAATTAAAGTATGTAATAATTGGAAagtagtttatttatttatttataagagtACAGTATCCCACTAGTACCATCGTCAAGACAACAAAAACACATGATTTGCGTGACCGCACATATTCAGTGTTCATTCTCCCACACTCTTccctttaaatatataattttagtttctACAtatggagatatatatatatatatatattaagtaattaGTCTCAAGCATGATCAAGCCGCCGCCGGCGTGGTCAAAGGTTGGAACCCATGTCGGAGACTTGCTTGCCAAACCTTGTCGATGTCAAACATGGTGTTCCCACACTCGTGCACATTCCACCCTTCCAAGGCATGCAATATCCCAGCAATACGCCATGCACTCATCACTCTTCTTGGCAGCCAATTCTGCAACATAATCAAAGTTCCAGAAAAAAAGGGGTAAGAACTGAAAGATAATTTTGGTGATATGTTATATCTTGCATGCTTAGATACAAAGATCAACAACAACGTCAGCTGCTAATTGCCAACCTCACAAGAGTGCATGTTGCTAATTAAAGATGTGGGAACGATCATTGCTGGTGTGGCCTGGTAGGAGCAATCTTTTCTCAGTTTCTTTGGTGGGAACTGAGAAAAAGGTATGAATAATGTTCCTTTTGGTGCCTTGTGTTGTTCCTCTGCTGTCCAACTATCTCCCACTAACCATATCTGCAAGATTTCGTTATGTCAAAATGCATATATGTTTGGTATTGTACAAGGACCcctatgcatgtgtgtgtgtgtgtgtgtgtgatcaACAATCAAAATGGTGAATTTTAGCTTCAAAGTGGCGAGCCTTTGGACCAATCTGACAGCCTCGGCAGGGACGGATATCCTGGCATTCCAAGACCAATTCCGGAGGTCCAAGAGTTGCGAAATCATGCTTTTCAGGCATCACCACAAGCATAGAACTTAGAAGGATACTCGACTATGGTATTCTGATCATGTTTTGCGGGTTATTTATAGTATATCTTAAATTCTTTTTGATCAATACAACctcttacttaaaaaaaaaacacatgctagCTGCAAATTCTACCTTCTGATCAGTGAAACTTGTTGAAATGACCAAATTGCTTTTTGACTTGGTGGTAAGTCTTAATCGAAGCTTCTCGTACTCATCATTGTATAATATTGCCACCTGATCACGATATATATGAGTGTGAAAGTGTTAGAATACAAACTGAAAAATCGAAAATCActtcaagcatatatatatatatatatatatatatatatatatagctagtacATTGTTTGAAAGTGATAAATGCTGGTCTGTCAAAAAATTGCCATCATTGAATTTCAAGACAATGATTCATGAGATTGAAagaaattcatttgaaaatgataaacttaattttattaaatttttttataacatgacTTGGTAGGGTTTCAAGATCTTTGATCTTCTCTTTTGAGCTTATAAAcgttataaaaacaattaaaaaagaaaatccaaggCCTTCCCATGGAGGATTCACTTGGTACCTGAATTCCACTTTCACACAGAGCATCTGCAATGGCACAAGCAACCTTACTAAGCTTGCCCCTAAGCAGCACTTGAGTTGTTCCTTTTGGAATGCTATTTAGCACCAAAGCCACTACCAAGCTACTTCCATCCACCAGCCTTATCTTCAGCTGAGGATACCTTTGGATGTAAAGCTCTCCATTTCTATTCATTTCCTCCCCCTACAAATTTCCACAAGTTTAGTATGTTTGTACTGATCTTTTTGGGTTCTTTCTAATATAATAGAATCTTGTgaggataaaatattaaaagaagagTGAGTACATTAACTATTAAGGCCCTGTttatggtttcatctcatctcatcattacaactttcttaaattctcatacaaaatataataaacaattcaattttttcaaaaccaaaaacaataatatcagAAATATTCAAAGATCGGATTTCGCTCATACCAGCAGTATAATTGCAGGTTTAGGGAAGATCAGGAAGGacacaaaaacaaatgaaaatataacatatttgaaGATTGGATTTGTACTTGCCTGATTCAGAAGTCCTAGACTCAGCACCTTCACTCCTTTCACTTCAGCATCTAGTATGGTTTCTTCAATCAAGGTATTGAGGGCTTCTCTTTGCCATTGTACCATGTACTGCAGATTAGAGATGTATAAAAGAATCTGAATcaaatagtttaatataaacaacaaaaaataaccaTTAGCAATGCTACTTTTGTTCCTAAAACTTCTCCGATCGTActgatttgatgtgatatattttaaagagtAGTGCTAGTCTGCCGTCCAGCAATCATTGCTGGGCATGCCGCCTAacacaaatttatctttttattttttctttctttttattttcatatttttttaacatatttaaatatttttaaaaaataaaaaaatacaccaatacactaaaatcattttcttaatcattaaataaaatatatatatatatatatatgagtagtCAAAGTGAATGTATAAATTCAGGTGGCATACTagtatttctcaattttaaatgattCTATAAATTAATCTGGGACATATCACTGATGTGGTTGGAgatgataaaattcaaaatagaaaacaacatttttcaaaagatattgtAAATTACAATGATCATGCGAAAtgggaaatgttttttttttttttttttgagagaacAGAACTAATTTTAGTACCTGAATGGTATATCTTGGCACCAACCAAGACTGCAACTTGAGGGCTTTGAAGGTGATCCTCTCAAGAACAAAAGCATGGCCGTAGATCCCACTTATAATGACAGACCAAAATAAGGTGACAGGCCACAGCAGCCGCAAGTACCATTTGGAGGAGTAGGGCCAAGAGGCCAAGGAGGCAAATCCTAGCCGTAGATGATAAATGGATTCGGGTGTCGTGAGATGGGTTAAATGTACGACATCAGGTGACTCTTCAGGCCTTTTGAGTGAAGCCTCGTATAGGGTATCTGTGGACTTGTCCATGGTCCCATACACGTAATCGTAGAGAGGCATGAAAAGTGAGTAATTGGTGCGGAACTGGGTGTGATGTAGTGAATGAAACCTGTTTGAGAGTCAACACAaacatcatcatatatataaagttttgcTACCGTGAAAACATCAAttcttctaaaaatttaaaccgATAGAGAATTGatagattttataattgtattatattcttaacactctCTTTTATGTATGAGTCTAcgttgaatatttaattaaataatataaagtatagagtaatattttgaataccgtatcaGTAACCGCTTCGGTCGAAGCATTGAAACGAGAAATTTTAATACCGGTACTGTTTCAAATACTGTTTtagaatactatatatatgaataaattacatataaattataaataatttggtaTGAATTGggaggtcaaaaaataaaaagaaaaaaataaaggccgaaatatcggccgttATAAGCCGAAATATAGGTAGGTATGGGCTGAATCGGCCAAAATTCTAACTGGTATGAACAATAGGCTTCCCTGTACCGGCTACACCACATAAACGATATATTTCGACCATACTGgaaaattcaaaacattggtgCAGAGCCAAGATAATTTGAACTCAAAATCTCTACTCTGATACTATACAAAATTACTAATTATCTCAAAATTTAAACCGATAATatgatgtaaattttattatttatcttgtATTTTTATCAGCTACTTACAAGTTTGTGGGTAGCAATTAAGAGGTTCAAAGGGACTTACGACGGGGTGTAAATGAGGTACTTGAGTGGGGGAAAGATGGAGAAGAGCCACTTAGGAATGAGCTCAAAGTTGCAGTGACCCAGGTTGTTCATGAAATCGATGAACGTGATATAACCAGCAAAGGATGCAATAGAGGCAGTTCCGGTGAGCACTGTTGTCAGCAATGGTATTGTAAACAGCATGAAATATACGATGTGTTCGGCAAAGGGATGAACCACAGCTGCGCGCCATACATGCATTACATATGCACACATACATATCAGTAAATCAAAGACAGGAATTAGTAGCTGTACTGTAAAACATATAATCTGCAtgaaagaaaccctaatattgaacgttttatataaatatatatatatatattcatatactCTTGATCATGAAATAAATCTTACAGGTAATGGGTTCAGTGACAATGGAGGAATGGTGGTGAGAATGGTAGCGAGAGTAAAGGAAATGGTGGTGCAATGCTCTGTGAAACCAGTAATAGAGAAACTCCACTGGACCAGCATGGAGCAAAGCTGTGATAATCACACCATTTGATTTCCATAAGGGTAGGTTATGACTCTGAGGAAGTGCCATGTACCCTATGTAAAATATGGCTCCATTGAACAAGATTTGGTCATCCCTGTAGTGTAACagccaaacaaaaaagaataaggGAAAAAATCCTTGTTAATTCTCCATCAATGagagtttattgtttttttttttttccttgcaataAACAAGTTtctatatattcaaacaacaaCACAAGTAATACAAGATGCAGAGAAAGAGtaataaaatgagtaatgctatatacaaattttaaatagacaggTCTCgtataaatcttttataaaaata is drawn from Juglans regia cultivar Chandler chromosome 5, Walnut 2.0, whole genome shotgun sequence and contains these coding sequences:
- the LOC108989715 gene encoding very-long-chain aldehyde decarbonylase CER1-like, yielding MQKQYYRTLCADIFRKLRKKRMASKPGILTDWPWKPLGNFKYVILAPWAIHGTYSFIAKGESERDLGYFLIFPFLLARMLHNQIWISLSRYRTAKGNNRIVDKGIEFEQVDRETTWDDQILFNGAIFYIGYMALPQSHNLPLWKSNGVIITALLHAGPVEFLYYWFHRALHHHFLYSRYHSHHHSSIVTEPITSVVHPFAEHIVYFMLFTIPLLTTVLTGTASIASFAGYITFIDFMNNLGHCNFELIPKWLFSIFPPLKYLIYTPSFHSLHHTQFRTNYSLFMPLYDYVYGTMDKSTDTLYEASLKRPEESPDVVHLTHLTTPESIYHLRLGFASLASWPYSSKWYLRLLWPVTLFWSVIISGIYGHAFVLERITFKALKLQSWLVPRYTIQYMVQWQREALNTLIEETILDAEVKGVKVLSLGLLNQGEEMNRNGELYIQRYPQLKIRLVDGSSLVVALVLNSIPKGTTQVLLRGKLSKVACAIADALCESGIQVAILYNDEYEKLRLRLTTKSKSNLVISTSFTDQKIWLVGDSWTAEEQHKAPKGTLFIPFSQFPPKKLRKDCSYQATPAMIVPTSLISNMHSCENWLPRRVMSAWRIAGILHALEGWNVHECGNTMFDIDKVWQASLRHGFQPLTTPAAA